The following proteins come from a genomic window of Oncorhynchus mykiss isolate Arlee chromosome 19, USDA_OmykA_1.1, whole genome shotgun sequence:
- the LOC110498025 gene encoding hydroxymethylglutaryl-CoA lyase, mitochondrial isoform X1: protein MAAVMRFVNRSTFGSRMGHQCLSFSCSAAVAKSVQVGASAGKALPQRVKIVEVGPRDGLQNEKTLVPTEVKIHLIDMLSEAGLPVIEATSFVSPEWVPQMADQVEVMKGINRRPGVSYPVLTPNLKGFQAAVHTSDWLHAPVTVKAGAAEVAIFGAASELFSKKNINCSVDESLQRFEEVTKAAKEAGVRVRGYVSCVLGCPYEGQVSPDKVAQVAKRLYSMGCYEISLGDTIGVGTPGGMAELLEAVSREVPVDALAVHCHDTYGQALANILIALQMGISVVDSSVAGLGGCPYAQGASGNVATEDVVYMLHGLGIQTGVDLPKLMDAGAFICRSLNRKTSSKVAQATCKL from the exons ATGGCGGCTGTCATGAGATTTGTCAACAGAAGCACCTTTGGTTCTAGAATGGGTCATCAATGTTTATCCTTCAGTTGTTCAGCAGCAGTGGCGAAATCA GTTCAAGTTGGTGCATCTGCAGGGAAGGCTCTCCCACAGAGGGTAAAGATAGTGGAGGTTGGACCCAGAGATGGTCTTCAGAATGAAAAG ACTCTTGTCCCTACTGAAGTTAAGATTCACCTGATTGACATGCTCTCAGAGGCAGGCCTTCCTGTCATTGAAGCCACAAGCTTTGTCTCTCCAGAATGGGTCCCACAG ATGGCCGACCAGGTAGAGGTGATGAAGGGGATCAACAGACGGCCTGGTGTGTCCTATCCCGTACTGACCCCCAACCTCAAGGGCTTCCAGGCAGCTGTACATACCTCTGATTGGCTCCATGCACCTGTTACT GTGAAGGCAGGAGCAGCAGAGGTGGCCATATTTGGGGCTGCTTCTGAGCTGTTTAGTAAGAAGAACATCAACTGCTCTGTGGATGAGAGCCTGCAGCGCTTTGAGGAGGTCACCAAAGCAGCCAAAGAGGCCGGTGTGCGAGTCAGAGG GTATGTGTCATGCGTGCTGGGATGCCCATATGAGGGCCAGGTGTCACCAGACAAAGTGGCTCAG GTAGCCAAGCGTCTGTATTCCATGGGTTGCTATGAGATCTCTCTGGGCGACACCATAGGTGTGGGTACACCGGGCGGCATGGCTGAGTTGCTGGAGGCAGTGAGCAGGGAGGTGCCTGTTGACGCCTTGGCAGTCCACTGCCATGACACCTATGGTCAGGCTCTGGCCAACATCCTCATCGCCCTGCAG ATGGGCATCAGCGTTGTGGACTCATCTGTGGCTGGCCTGGGCGGGTGTCCATATGCACAAGGGGCTTCTGGGAATGTGGCCACAGAGGATGTGGTGTACATGCTGCATGGACTCGGCATTCAGACG ggAGTGGACCTGCCCAAGCTGATGGATGCTGGAGCGTTCATCTGTCGTTCCCTGAACAGAAAGACTAGCTCTAAAGTGGCCCAGGCAACCTGCAAACTCTGA
- the LOC110498025 gene encoding hydroxymethylglutaryl-CoA lyase, mitochondrial isoform X2: protein MAAVMRFVNRSTFGSRMGHQCLSFSCSAAVAKSVQVGASAGKALPQRVKIVEVGPRDGLQNEKTLVPTEVKIHLIDMLSEAGLPVIEATSFVSPEWVPQMADQVEVMKGINRRPGVSYPVLTPNLKGFQAAVKAGAAEVAIFGAASELFSKKNINCSVDESLQRFEEVTKAAKEAGVRVRGYVSCVLGCPYEGQVSPDKVAQVAKRLYSMGCYEISLGDTIGVGTPGGMAELLEAVSREVPVDALAVHCHDTYGQALANILIALQMGISVVDSSVAGLGGCPYAQGASGNVATEDVVYMLHGLGIQTGVDLPKLMDAGAFICRSLNRKTSSKVAQATCKL, encoded by the exons ATGGCGGCTGTCATGAGATTTGTCAACAGAAGCACCTTTGGTTCTAGAATGGGTCATCAATGTTTATCCTTCAGTTGTTCAGCAGCAGTGGCGAAATCA GTTCAAGTTGGTGCATCTGCAGGGAAGGCTCTCCCACAGAGGGTAAAGATAGTGGAGGTTGGACCCAGAGATGGTCTTCAGAATGAAAAG ACTCTTGTCCCTACTGAAGTTAAGATTCACCTGATTGACATGCTCTCAGAGGCAGGCCTTCCTGTCATTGAAGCCACAAGCTTTGTCTCTCCAGAATGGGTCCCACAG ATGGCCGACCAGGTAGAGGTGATGAAGGGGATCAACAGACGGCCTGGTGTGTCCTATCCCGTACTGACCCCCAACCTCAAGGGCTTCCAGGCAGCT GTGAAGGCAGGAGCAGCAGAGGTGGCCATATTTGGGGCTGCTTCTGAGCTGTTTAGTAAGAAGAACATCAACTGCTCTGTGGATGAGAGCCTGCAGCGCTTTGAGGAGGTCACCAAAGCAGCCAAAGAGGCCGGTGTGCGAGTCAGAGG GTATGTGTCATGCGTGCTGGGATGCCCATATGAGGGCCAGGTGTCACCAGACAAAGTGGCTCAG GTAGCCAAGCGTCTGTATTCCATGGGTTGCTATGAGATCTCTCTGGGCGACACCATAGGTGTGGGTACACCGGGCGGCATGGCTGAGTTGCTGGAGGCAGTGAGCAGGGAGGTGCCTGTTGACGCCTTGGCAGTCCACTGCCATGACACCTATGGTCAGGCTCTGGCCAACATCCTCATCGCCCTGCAG ATGGGCATCAGCGTTGTGGACTCATCTGTGGCTGGCCTGGGCGGGTGTCCATATGCACAAGGGGCTTCTGGGAATGTGGCCACAGAGGATGTGGTGTACATGCTGCATGGACTCGGCATTCAGACG ggAGTGGACCTGCCCAAGCTGATGGATGCTGGAGCGTTCATCTGTCGTTCCCTGAACAGAAAGACTAGCTCTAAAGTGGCCCAGGCAACCTGCAAACTCTGA
- the gale gene encoding UDP-glucose 4-epimerase: MAQKVLVTGGGGYIGSHCVVELIEAGFCPVVIDNFSNAVRGEGDVPESLRRIEKILDTSIEFHELDLLDRPGLEKLFKQHSFSAVMHFAGLKAVGESVEQPLRYYQVNLTATMNLLEVMQTHGVRNLVFSSSATVYGDPQRLPIDEQHPVGGCTNPYGKTKYFIEEMIMDQCKAEKDWNSVLLRYFNPIGAHSSGLIGEDPQGIPNNLLPYVAQVAIGRRKHLNVFGNDYDTIDGTGVRDYIHVVDLAKGHIAALKKLKDNCGCKVYNLGTGTGYSVLQMVKAMEKASGIEIMYLIAPRRGGDVASCYADPRLAEKELGWKADFNLERMCKDLWRWQSKNPTGFTNNGPSS; encoded by the exons ATGGCACAGAAGGTCCTGGTGACTGGGGGAGGAGGCTACATCGGCAGCCACTGTGTGGTGGAACTGATTGAGGCAGGATTCTGCCCCGTGGTCATAGATAACTTCAGCAATGCTGTCCGAG gagaaggagatgtCCCTGAGAGCCTGCGGAGGATAGAGAAGATCCTGGACACCAGCATTGAGTTCCATGAGCTGGACCTGCTGGACCGCCCAGGCTTGGAGAAGCTTTTCAAACAG CATTCATTCAGTGCTGTAATGCATTTTGCTGGTCTGAAAGCGGTGGGTGAGTCAGTTGAGCAGCCATTGAGGTACTATCAGGTTAACCTCACTGCAACCATGAACTTGCTTGAG GTGATGCAGACTCATGGCGTGCGCAATCTGGTCTTCAGCAGCTCAGCCACGGTGTATGGAGACCCCCAGCGGCTTCCCATAGATGAACAGCACCCTGTTGGGGGGTGCACCAACCCCTATGGCAAGACCAAGTACTTCATAGAGGAGATGATTATGGACCAGTGTAAGGCAGAGAAG GACTGGAACTCGGTGCTGCTGCGGTATTTCAACCCCATTGGGGCTCACTCCTCTGGGCTCATCGGAGAAGACCCTCAGGGCATCCCCAACAACCTGCTGCCCTATGTCGCCCAG GTTGCCATTGGTAGAAGAAAACACCTCAATGTGTTTGGGAATGACTACGACACTATTGATGGAACAG GGGTGCGAGATTACATCCATGTTGTGGATTTGGCCAAAGGACACATAGCTGCTCTCAAGAAACTGAAGGACAATTGTGGATGCAAA GTGTATAACTTAGGAACAGGAACGGGTTACTCTGTGCTCCAGATGGTAAAGGCTATGGAGAAGGCCTCAGGGATAGAG ATCATGTACCTGATTGCCCCCCGACGAGGAGGAGATGTAGCGTCCTGCTATGCTGACCCCCGTCTGGCTGAGAAAGAGCTGGGCTGGAAAGCTGACTTCAACCTGGAGAGAATGT GTAAGGACCTGTGGCGCTGGCAGTCCAAAAACCCAACCGGATTCACCAATAACGGCCCGTCTTCATGA
- the gjb3 gene encoding gap junction protein beta 3 encodes MDWKTFQALLSGVNKYSTAFGRIWLSVVFVFRVMVYVVAAERVWGDEQKDFDCNTKQPGCANVCYDHYFPISHIRLWALQLIFVTCPSLMVVMHVAYRDERERKYHAKHGNKAKLYENTGKKHGGLWWTYLLSLFVKTGIEISFLYILHKIYDSFYLPRLVKCEVSPCPNQVDCYIGHPTEKKVFTYFMVGASAFCIVLNVCEIIYLISKGIARKAQKMKRRKRTLALHERYNKENSCSDCSTLPMSRLEKQSLNPQFPGHLQATLPAHMHASAPNLS; translated from the coding sequence ATGGATTGGAAGACCTTCCAAGCCCTCCTGAGTGGGGTGAATAAGTACTCCACTGCGTTCGGCCGTATCTGGCTCTCTGTGGTGTTTGTGTTCAGGGTAATGGTGTACGTGGTGGCGGCAGAACGCGTGTGGGGCGATGAGCAGAAGGACTTTGACTGCAACACCAAGCAGCCCGGCTGTGCTAACGTCTGTTACGACCACTACTTCCCCATCTCCCACATCCGCCTGTGGGCCCTGCAGCTCATCTTCGTCACCTGCCCCTCCTTGATGGTGGTGATGCATGTGGCGTATCGCGATGAACGTGAGCGGAAGTACCACGCCAAGCATGGCAACAAGGCCAAGCTGTACGAGAACACAGGCAAAAAGCACGGCGGCCTCTGGTGGACCTACCTGCTCAGCCTCTTCGTCAAGACAGGCATCGAGATCTCCTTCCTCTACATCCTCCACAAAATCTATGACAGCTTCTACCTGCCCAGGCTGGTCAAGTGTGAGGTCAGCCCATGCCCCAATCAGGTGGACTGCTACATCGGCCACCCCACAGAGAAGAAGGTCTTCACCTACTTCATGGTGGGCGCCTCGGCCTTCTGCATCGTGCTCAACGTCTGTGAGATCATCTACCTCATCTCCAAGGGCATCGCTCGCAAAGCACAAAAGATGAAGAGAAGAAAGCGCACCTTGGCCTTGCATGAACGGTACAACAAGGAGAATTCCTGCAGCGACTGCAGCACTCTACCTATGTCTCGGCTGGAGAAACAATCCTTAAATCCCCAGTTTCCAGGCCACCTACAAGCCACCTTACCGGCTCATATGCATGCTTCTGCCCCTAACCTGTCCTAG
- the zbtb8a gene encoding zinc finger and BTB domain-containing protein 8A, translating to MAMVTEMGANLAYRATGEPNHLQAQRWYHTDITANHQSYLLKQLDNQRRQELFCDCNVLVEGQLFKAHRNVLFGSSGYFRMLLSHGADDNAEPVSTSFEVFSPDTFTVILDFIYSGQLDLSSHNVIEVMSAASYLQMNNVISYCKDFIKSSLEISAKEDDVHYLSLSENSYPQAGREDNAIDHQAATSTSPPSALWTHDSSRPQSSRYLVKELDLDAAVLKQDLSSPQPSQQHSPEVEVLPDAEEPQFARPRAERRRKGAGKRKPYCMRSSTDEALAIQEARSQTAQKADELYATLPTIVGVVGLFNKDPNPSMRFKCPFCTHTVKRKADLKRHLRCHTGERPYPCQACNKRFTRLEHLRSHFETIHQARKLVCRKCKRQVTEQSGRVVCEGLRRYRMCTECIQETGCEDLPIDGLEGASEEPALLLGVDGEEEDGDTQRSWLVTDDDDLAEDSGADLIIQEVEDSDEELQ from the exons atggcaaTGGTGACAGAGATGGGGGCGAATTTGGCATATCGGGCAACGGGCGAACCAAATCACCT ACAGGCCCAGCGGTGGTACCATACGGACATCACAGCCAATCACCAGAGCTATCTGCTGAAGCAGTTGGATAATCAGAGGCGTCAGGAGCTGTTCTGTGACTGCAACGTTCTGGTGGAGGGCCAGCTTTTCAAGGCCCACCGCAATGTCCTTTTCGGCAGCAGCGGCTACTTCCGTATGCTGCTTTCCCATGGGGCCGATGACAACGCTGAGCCGGTCAGCACCTCCTTCGAGGTCTTTAGCCCCGACACGTTCACCGTCATCCTGGACTTCATCTACTCTGGACAGCTGGACCTCTCCAGCCACAATGTGATCGAGGTGATGTCCGCTGCCAGCTACCTGCAGATGAACAACGTCATCAGCTACTGCAAGGACTTCATCAAGTCCTCCCTGGAGATCAGTGCCAAAGAGGATGATGTCCACTACCTCAGCTTGTCTGAGAACAGCTATCCTCAGGCGGGTAGGGAGGACAACGCCATAGACCACCAAGCAGCCACCTCCACCAgccctccctctgccctctgGACCCACGACAGCTCCAGGCCCCAGTCCTCCAGGTACCTGGTGAAGGAGTTGGACCTGGATGCTGCAGTCCTGAAGCAGGATCTCAGCTCCCCTcagcccagccagcagcacaGCCCTGAGGTGGAGGTGCTGCCGGATGCAGAGGAGCCCCAGTTTGCCCGGCCTCGTGCGGAGCGCAGACGGAAAGGAGCTGGCAAGAGGAAACCCTACTGCATGCGCTCCTCAACAGATGAGGCCCTGGCCATACAAGAGGCCCGGTCACAAACGGCACAGAAGGCAGACGAACTGTATGCCACTCTACCTACCATTGTGGGTGTTGTGGGACTCTTTAACAAAG ACCCTAACCCCTCCATGCGCTTCAAGTGCCCGTTCTGCACTCACACGGTCAAGAGGAAGGCAGACCTGAAGAGGCACCTGCGCTGTCACACGGGCGAGCGGCCGTATCCCTGCCAGGCCTGCAACAAACGCTTCACCCGCCTGGAGCACCTTCGCAGCCACTTCGAGACG ATCCATCAGGCCAGGAAGCTGGTGTGCAGGAAGTGTAAGCGTCAGGTGACAGAGCAGAGTGGGCGGGTAGTGTGTGAGGGCTTGCGGCGCTACCGAATGTGTACTGAGTGCATCCAGGAGACGGGCTGTGAGGATCTGCCTATCGATGGCCTGGAGGGGGCTAGCGAGGAGCCTGCCCTGTTGCTGGGGGTGgacggggaggaggaggatggagacacACAGAGGAGTTGGCTGGTAACCGATGATGACGACCTGGCAGAAGACTCAGGAGCTGACCTTATCATCCAGGAAGTGGAAGACAGCGATGAGGAGCTtcagtga